In the genome of Nocardia sp. NBC_00416, one region contains:
- a CDS encoding NADPH:quinone oxidoreductase family protein, producing MEINKQQHTAEQTVRALVQRSNRGPKDLTLATDHRRPTPGPGEYLIRVGAAGVNFADVMQTHGTYGGGPQAPYVAGFEGAGEIVEISPDVENPLPLGTHVVGAGPGAFAQYMTMPAAGALPVPSGWSDAEALGLVLNWATALAALKPLGEIKTGEVVLVHAAAGGVGQAAVRLARHYGARVIAAASPEKHNTVKALGADEVLDSRRPDLAAEITRLTGGVDLVLESVGQATFAASLSVTKPFTGRIVVFGAASGDADLTTHDLVFTHQVQIKGLHIGAMAVAAPSIYQSLLVEIEALIAHGVYPPGTPRVHPLAEGPAVLQQLEAGQTRGKLALDPWH from the coding sequence ATGGAGATCAACAAGCAGCAGCACACCGCCGAGCAGACCGTTCGAGCACTGGTCCAGCGATCGAACCGGGGACCGAAGGATCTGACTCTGGCAACGGATCACCGCCGCCCTACCCCGGGGCCCGGCGAGTACCTGATCCGCGTCGGCGCCGCCGGGGTGAACTTCGCCGATGTCATGCAGACCCATGGCACCTACGGAGGAGGCCCGCAAGCACCCTATGTGGCGGGCTTCGAGGGAGCCGGCGAGATCGTGGAGATCAGCCCGGACGTCGAGAATCCGCTGCCGCTCGGCACCCACGTCGTCGGAGCCGGCCCGGGCGCCTTCGCGCAGTACATGACTATGCCGGCCGCGGGTGCGCTTCCCGTGCCATCCGGCTGGAGCGACGCCGAAGCCCTGGGCCTGGTCCTGAACTGGGCTACCGCCTTGGCGGCTCTGAAGCCGCTGGGCGAGATCAAGACGGGCGAGGTGGTGCTCGTTCATGCCGCGGCCGGCGGCGTCGGGCAGGCTGCCGTCCGCCTCGCCCGCCACTACGGCGCACGCGTGATCGCCGCGGCCTCACCGGAGAAGCACAACACCGTCAAAGCCCTCGGCGCCGACGAGGTGCTGGACAGCCGCCGCCCCGACCTGGCTGCGGAGATCACCCGCCTGACCGGCGGGGTCGACTTGGTCCTGGAATCGGTGGGCCAGGCCACGTTCGCGGCCAGCCTGTCGGTTACCAAGCCCTTCACCGGACGCATCGTCGTATTCGGAGCCGCTTCCGGTGACGCCGATCTGACGACACACGACCTGGTCTTCACCCATCAGGTTCAGATCAAAGGCCTGCACATCGGCGCGATGGCGGTCGCGGCCCCGTCCATCTACCAGTCGTTGCTCGTCGAGATCGAGGCTCTCATCGCCCACGGCGTCTACCCGCCCGGCACCCCACGCGTGCATCCTTTGGCCGAAGGACCGGCGGTGCTCCAGCAACTGGAAGCGGGCCAGACCCGGGGCAAGCTTGCCCTCGATCCCTGGCACTAG